A stretch of DNA from Bradyrhizobium algeriense:
TGACGCAGGGCGCGAGCGTGCACGCCTCCGCCGTGCTGGTGGGCGATCGCGCCGTGCTGATCCGGGGCCCGTCAGGCGCCGGCAAGTCCCGGCTGGCCTTCGATCTGATTCTCGCCGGACGCGCCGGGCAGCTTCCGCCGGCCGTTTTGGTCGGCGATGACCGTGTCCATCTCGACACAGTGGACGGACAATTGTGGGTCCGGCCAGCGCGGGAACTGGCCGGCCTGATCGAGATTCGGGGCCTCGGAATCCGCCGCTGCGACGTCGTCATTGAGGCCATCGTTGGGCTTGTGGTCGATCTGGCGGCCGGCGATGCGGCGCGGCTGCCGCCGCCAGAAGCGCTCTCCACTCGCTTAAACGGTGTTTTGTTACCGCGAATCCCCGTTGGAAGCGGCTATGACCCCCTCCCGATGATTGCAGCAGCCCTGACCACAACCGCAAGTTCAGGTTCCGTCCAACCTTTGGATGATTGTTCGAAGGGGATTGGTAACCATATAAGCCCCAATATCGCCACCGATTAAACCGGCACAGGCCTCACTGTTTACCGCCAAGTACTGGAACAATAGCCAAGATGCCCTCTTGCGCGGGGCCTCTGGATGGTCAAAGTGGCGCGTTCGTGCGGTGCACCAAAAAGCACCCGCGAGGAGTTTCCGATGATTGGTCTAGTGCTTGTGACCCATGGGCGCCTTGCCGACGAGTTCAAGGCGGCGCTCGAACATGTCATGGGTCCGCAAAAACAAATTGAAGCCATCACGATTGGAGCCGAGGACGACTCCGATCTGTGTCGAAGCGATATCATCGAAGCGGTGAATCGCGTCGACAGTGGCGATGGTGTCGCTATCCTCACCGACATGTTCGGCGGCACACCTTCCAACCTCGCAATATCCTGCATGAGCCGTCCCAAGGTGGAGGTGCTCGCAGGCATCAATCTTCCCATGCTGGTCAAGCTTGCCAAGGTGCGCGAAGAGCGCTCGCTTCCCGATGCCATCGCCATGGCCCAGGAAGCCGGCCGCAAATACGTCACCATCGCCAGCCGCGTACTCGCCGGCAAATGAGCGACGAGGCCGCGCCCGAAAAGGAACTCGGGCCGACCGTGCCTGCGGGCGCCATTTCGCGGGAACTTCAAATCATCAACAAGCGGGGCCTGCACGCGCGGGCCTCGGCCAAGTTCGTGCAGATGGTCGAAAAGTTCAACGCCGAGGTCTGGGTGACGCGCGGCAGCGAGACCGTCGGCGGCACCTCGATCATGGGTCTGATGATGCTGGCGGCAGGACCGGGAACCTCCGTGACGGTCTCCGCGATCGGCCCCGAAGCCCAGGCCGCGGTCGATGCGATCGCCGCGCTGGTCGCCGACAAGTTCAACGAAGAAGGTGTGTGAGGCCGAGAGCGTGACGGCTCTTCTTACCTCGCCCGGCTTGCGGGGAGAGGTCGGATCGCTCTTGCGATCCGGGTGAGGGGGTACAGGTCTATCAACTCGCACGGCGCTCGTGGTGAGAGCCCCTCACCCCGACCCTCTCCCCGCAAGAGCGGGGCGAGGGAGCAGAACCTGCATCTCAAAACGGATTCGTGACAATCCCGCCGTCGACGCGGAGCGCGGCGCCGTTGGTGGCGCTGGAGGCTTTCGAGCAGACGTAGCAGATCAGGTTGGCGACCTCTTCCGGCTTGGCGTAGCGCTGCAGCAGCGACGCCGGGCGGCGTTCGGTGAAGGTGCGCGCGACGAGATCCTCCACCGTCGTTCCCATCGTCTTTGCGCGCGCGGCGAGACGGACCGGCGCCATCTCGACCCAGGTCGGGCCCGGCATCACCGAGTTGACTGTTACGTTGGTGCCCTTGGTCGTCTCCGCCGCGCCGCGCGCGATGACGAGCTGCGCCGATTTGGAGAAGCCGTAATGCACCATCTCCTTCGGTATGTAGACGCCTGACTCGCTGGAGACGAACACGACGCGGCCCCAGTCCTTGTCCTCAAGCATCCGCTTCAAATAATGCCGCGTCAGCCGGACCCCGCTCATGACGTTGACTTCGAACATCTTTGACCAGTCCGAATCCTCTATCTCGAAGAATCCCTTTGGATCGTAGATGCCGAGATTGTTGACGAGGATATCGACGTCAGGGAATTGCTTCACCAGCGCGGCACAGCCGGCCGCATTGCCGAGATCGAACACCGCGGCATGCACCTTGGCTAACGGCGCGGCCCCCTGGACTTTCGCCACGGCCTCGCCGACCGCCGCCTTGTCGCGCCCGTTGACGATCACTTCCGCACCCATTTGCGCAAGCCCGCTGGCGGTCGCGAGCCCGATGCCGCGCGTCGAACCGGTGACGAGCGCCGTCTTGTCCGTCAGGTCGAGATCCATGCGTTACCCTCTTTCGATTTTCTTATGGCCGCTGCTATTTGGCCGGCGGCACGATGAAGATGTTCCAGGCCGTCGCGGGGCCGGGCATCCCCAGAAAGTACCGCCGCGTGGTCATCACCATGCGCTCGGCATTGGCGGCATGGGCTTTCATCCACGCCTCGCATTTTTCCAGCTTCCAGTCGCCGACCTCGCAGATGCCGATGAAGCCCGATCGCTTCGCTTCGTCGAGCGAGGTCAGGCCCGACGACCACGGCTCGTCCGGTGTCAGTGGCGCCGGATGATCGGGGCTGTAGAAGGTAACGGGCTGGCCGGTATCGGTATAGGCCGCGACCACCGGCCAGCGCGAATAAAACCGCGTGTGCCAGGCTTCCGTCAGTTCGTGGGCGAGTTCGGAACGCGCCCGGTAGGTCGCGCCTGCGGTGCGCTTTTCATTCATTTCATAGGCTACGATCCTTGGCGAGACCACCAGCACGACGAGCGAAATCACCAGCCAGGTCGCCGTCAGGTTCAACAGCGCGATTTTCCGGACCCGCACTGCTGATATCGCGATCAACGCGAGCGGCATCAGGAAGAACAGCGAGATGCCCCAATCGGTTTTGATGTAGATGTGGAACAGCACGGCGCCGAGCGGCGGCCCGATCGCCACCACCGCCTGGACGATCCAGACATTGAACGCCTGCGACGTGTTCACGCCGGAGTTGGCGCCGCGCGCCAGGGCTGGAAACGGCGTCAAACGCAGCGGCCGCCAGCCAAGCGCGATCGCGCCGAGCACCACCGGCAAGGCCAGCAGCGCCAGATTATGCAAGACATAGCCGAGCGCGAGATCGTCGATCATCGCGCGGTCGGTGAGCGAATACGTATTGCCGGCATAGGTGAGCGGGACGAAATTCACCTGCTTCAGCCACATCAAGTGCGGCAGCATCACCACCACGAGCGTGGCAATCGCGACCCACGGCGCCGGCGAGCGCAGGAATTGCAGACGGTCGGGATGGATCAGCGCGGCAAGGCCGACGGCGCCGATCATGGTCAGCACCCAATATTTGGTCATCAGCGCCAGCGCACCGGCGAGCCCGAGCCACACGCCGGATTTGATGGTGCGCTTCTCGAACGCGTCGAGATAGGCCAGCACCACGAGCGGCAGCGTGACGAGCTGCAGCAGGTCCGGATTGTACTTGAAACCCTTGAAGTTGAAGATCGGATAGAGCGCCAGCATCACCACGACGAAGAACGCGCGGCGGCGATCGACCACGCGCAGCGCCAACAGCCAGCAGATCACGAGGCCACAGCCGAGCGTCGCCATCGCCAGCGCATAGGTCGCCCAGTCGGTGACCGGAAACAGCATGAACCAGAGGCCGGCGACCCATCCCGACAGCGGCGGGTGCTTGCCGTAGCCAAGCAGGAACTTCTGCCCCCAGGCGTAGGCTTCCGCGACGTCCATATGAACGTCCTGCCCGGCCTTCAGATTGACCAGAATCAGCGTCCACAGGACGGCGTGAACCGCCGCAAAGCCGGTGACCAGCCACAGGCCGGTTTTGGGATCGCTGGCGAGCGAGGCCAGCCACGCCGCCAGCCGCCGGAGGGAGGGAATGCGTTTTGGGCGCGCAGCTGCTGACGAAACAGAGGTACTCGACATGGCCCCGTGCGTAGCGCGTTTTGGGCTTGAGTGGAATCAGCTTGGCGTGAAGAATCCCCCTTAGAATACAGCAATATGGTTGCCGCACGGGGATGTGAATGCTATCCCGCGCCCCATGACAACTGCGCCCATCTCCAAGATCCGCAACTTCTCCATCGTCGCCCATATCGACCATGGCAAATCGACGCTGGCCGACCGCCTGATCCAGATGACCGGGGGCCTGACCGATCGCGAAATGGCGGGCAAGGAACAGGTGCTCGATTCCATGGATATCGAGCGCGAGCGCGGCATCACCATCAAGGCGCAGACGGTGCGGCTGAACTACCGCGCCAAGGACGGCAAGGACTACATCTTCAACCTGATGGACACGCCCGGCCATGTCGACTTCGCCTACGAAGTCTCGCGGTCGCTGGCGGCCTGCGAGGGGTCGCTGCTGGTGGTCGACGCCAGCCAGGGCGTCGAAGCGCAGACGCTCGCCAACGTCTATCAGGCGCTCGACAACAATCACGAGATCGTTCCTGTCCTCAACAAGGTCGACCTGCCCGCGGCCGAGCCCGAGAAGATAAGGCAGCAGATCGAGGACGTGATCGGCATCGATGCGTCGGATGCCGTGATGATCTCGGCCAAGACCGGCCTCGGTGTGCCCGACGTGCTGGAAGCGATCGTCACCCGCCTGCCGCCACCGAAGGGCGACCGCGATGCGACGCTGAAGGCGCTGCTGGTCGATAGCTGGTACGACGTCTATCTCGGCGTCGTCGTGCTCATTCGCGTGGTCGACGGCACCATGAAGAAGGGTAGCCGCATCCGCATGATGGGCACCAATGCGGCCTATGACGTCGAGCGCGTCGGCTTCTTCACGCCCAAGATGGAGCAGGTCGACGAGCTCGGCCCCGGCGAGATCGGCTTCATCACCGCGGCGATCAAGGAAGTGGCCGACACGAGAGTGGGCGACACCATCACCGACGACAAGAAGCCGGTTACCGAGATGCTGCCGGGCTTCAAGCCGGCGATCCCCGTCGTCTTCTGCGGCCTGTTCCCGGTCGACGCCAACGATTTCGAGACGCTGCGCGCGGCGATGGGCAAGCTACGGCTCAACGACGCCAGCTTCTCCTACGAGATGGAAACCTCGGCCGCGCTGGGCTTCGGCTTCCGCTGCGGCTTCCTGGGGCTCCTGCATCTGGAGATCATCCAGGAACGGCTGTCGCGCGAGTTCGACCTCAATCTGATCGCGACGGCGCCGAGCGTGATCTACAAGATGCACCTGACCGACGGCCAGGAGATCGAGATCCACAATCCCGTCGACATGCCTGATGTCGTCAAGATCGCCGATATCGAGGAGCCGTGGATCGAGGCGACGATCCTCACACCCGACGAATATCTCGGCAGCGTGCTGAAGCTCTGCCAGGACCGCCGCGGCGCGCAGAAGGAGCTGACCTATGTCGGCTCCCGCGCGATGGTGAAATACGACCTGCCGCTCAACGAGGTCGTGTTCGATTTCTACGACCGACTGAAATCGGTCTCCAAGGGCTATGCCTCGTTCGACTATCATCTGACCGATTACAAGGTGGCGGATCTCGTCAAGATGCAGATCCTTGTCAACAACGAGCCGGTAGACGCGCTGTCGATGCTGGTGCACCGGACCCGCGCGGAAGGGCGCGGCCGCGCCATGGTCGAGAAGATGAAGGAACTGATCCCGCCGCACATGTTCCAGATCCCGATCCAGGCCGCGATCGGCGGCAAGGTGATCGCCCGCGAAACCGTCCGCGCGCTGCGCAAGGACGTCACCGCCAAATGCTACGGCGGCGACATCACGCGCAAACGAAAACTTCTGGAGAAGCAGAAGGAAGGCAAGAAGAAGATGCGGCAGTTCGGCAAGGTCGACATCCCGCAGGAAGCGTTCATCGCGGCGTTGAAGGTGGATAGCTGAGGCGAGCGCTCAAACCGCCAAAGCATGATGAGATCAGGTCCGGCCTGAGGCGTCCGCGACTGGACAACAAAAATATCGAAAACAACCCCATGCAAAGTAGCCGGCGGGGCCGGCGCGACGTCCTTCGCATTTTAAGAAATCATTTGACGCGTCGGGCAAATCACCGGCACGATGCCATCATCGCCTGGGCGTGTGATCGGTGGTGCCCTTTCCGAACCATCGAACAGGCGCAATCCCGCCTCGCCCCGTTAGCCTGGCCTCGGCACCGGTTGCATTGGGGGCAGAGCGGACATCAAATGGCAGGTAAAGGCCGAAGGCTCGGTCTAAAATGACCCGTTTCGGACATGAGCATAGCCGGACATCGGCCCACAATCCTGCTATATAACCATTCAATTTCCCCGAGCCCGGGGGTCGATCTTGAGCAACGAGCACGTAGAGCGGCGACTGGCGGCTATTCTGGCGGCGGATGTCGCGGGCTCTTGCCGCTTAATAGGGATCGACGAAGAAGGCACGCTGGCGCAACTGAAAGCTCTCAGTAAGACGCTTTTCGATCCCAAAATCGCTGAGCATCACGGACGCATCGTCAAGAATACCGGGGACGGCGCTCTCGTTGAGTTCGCCAGCGTGGTCGATGCCATCCGATGCGCCGACGAAATCCAGCGCAGCATGGCGGAGCAAAATACCGATGTGCCGCAGGACAGGCGGATCGAATTTCGCATCGGCATTCACGTTGGTGATATTATCATCGCAGATGATGATATCTTTGGTGACGGCGTCAATATTGCGGTGCGTCTCGAAGGGATCGCGGAACCTGGCGGCGTCAGCATTTCAGACGATGCTCATCGGCAAGTTCGGGGCAAGATCGGTATCGATTATGACGATATGGGTCCGCAGGTATTGAAGAATATCGCCGATCCAATGCGCGTCTGGCGCGTGCGCACCGGCCCAAGCTTTTCGCCGGCAAAGCTAACAAAACCACCGATCGAGACTGCCCTGCCGCTCGCTCTCCCCGACAAACCCTCCATCGCTGTTCTGCCATTCACCAACATGAGCGGTGATCCGGAACAGGACTACTTCGCTGATGGAATGGTCGATGACATCATCACGGCGCTATCCCGGTTCAAGGCGCTGTTCGTCATCGCCCGCAATTCGAGCTTCACCTACAAGGGGCGCGCCGTTGACGTGAAGCAGATCGGGCGAAAACTAGGCGTGCGTTACGTGTTGGAAGGCAGCGTTCGCAAAGCAGCAAACCGAGTGCGCATCACGGGACAGCTCGTCGATGCCGCCACCGGCGCACATCTATGGGCGGACCGGTTTGATGGTGGTCTCGGCGACGTCTTCGATCTGCAGGATCAGGTGACCGAGAGCGTTGTCGGGGCGATCGCGCCAGCGCTGGAGAAAGCCGAGATCGAGCGTGCCAAGCGCAAGCCGACCGAGAGTCTCGACGCCTATGCCATCTATTTGCGCGGTTTGGCCAGGTTTTATCAGTTGCTGGCCGGCAAGTGAACGACGAGGCATTGCGCCTGTTCAACAACGCGATCGAGATCGACCCGGATTTTGCGTCGGCCTACGCTCGCGCCGCCTCTTGCTACGCCTATGCCAAGGGCAATGGCTGGATTTCAGGCACACCGAGCGAGATTGCCGAAGCGACGAGGCTCGCTCAGCGGGCGGTTGAGTTGGGCAAAGATGATGCGATGGCGCTCGCCGCCAGCGGGTGGGCATTAGCGCATGTTGTTCGCGATCTGGAGGCAGGGGCCGGCTTAATCGATCGCGCGCTTGTGCTCAATTCCAATCTGGCCGAGGCATGGTTTTACGGCGGCTGGGCAAAAAACTACCTCGGCGAGCCGGAGCTGGCGATCGAGCGCTTCGCGCGCGCCATGCGCTTGAGCCCACTTGATCCGCGGGCGTCAGCCGCGCGGGCTGGGACCGCGCATGCACATTTCTTCCTGGGCCGCTATGCCGAAGCGGCATCGTGGGTGGCAATGGCATTGCAGGACAACTATCAACCTGGATTACGGATCGCCGCCGCAAGCAATGCGATGGCCGGACGCCCGGAGCAAGCACGTCAGGCCGTGGCTCGGGTGCGGCAACTCAACCCCACGCTATGTGTTTCCACTCTAAAAGACGTAGTGGGCCCTTTTAGGCGGGCGGTAGACCTCTCGCGATTTGAAGAAGGATTGCGGCGAGCCGGGCTGCCGGAATGACCATCGCAGCCAGGTGCTCAGCCGTGGTGACGAGGAATAATGGCGTGACTTCTGCTGTTGGCCCTAAGCCGAACACCGCACAAGCCTTTGTCATGTCGGCTGGCAGGGGCAGACCGGACGCCGGTCCATGCTCGCATCTACCGCCGCTTGTGACCCTTTGCGGACATATCGAAATCAAAAAAGACCGAAAAGGCCGAGACGAGAAGCGCTGCGGCTCAACTACGGAAGTCCTTTTGTCATCGTAAAGGGATTGAACCCACGTTCCGCGAGGGCAGCCCACGAAGCTGCGCCAAGATGTGACAATCGGAAATAGAGTCGCGGCTTGGTCGGGTCGGTGTCCAACACGAACCCAGTCGGTAACTCGCGGACAGTCGTGGCATAGAACCCACCATCGGGCGATCTCTGGGATTCGACTACAGCGATCAACGAGTCTGCTCTCCCAGTCCTGCCGAGCAATTTCATCAAGAGAGCCATTTGGCCCGTTCCTTCGGTCCACACACCGTCCCGGTCTTCACCGTAAGAAAAACCCTCATCGACACTCATTCGCTGTTCGGCGGTCGTAATTGCCGATGCAAATTTCTCGACCGCTCCGTGGAGCGCTATTAAAGGCCAGACCTGAGCATCGAGAGCCAAAATCGGATTGTGCGTGACGCCGTCTTCAGCGGTACCTGCGGCGAAACAGGCGCATGCCGAATCCCACATCGTATTTATGAAGTGCTCAGCAGCCGTTGCCTTATCACGCCAGCGCGAATCGCCTGTACGGATCGCAAGAAGGCCAAACGCGGCGGCGAGGTCAGTATTATGTTCAGTCGATTTCCACGTCCGCACTTCCGGCGTCGGTTCGTGCCCAAACGTACCGCCCGTGAAACCGCCAGTACCGCGCGTATCGGCCCATTGCGCGACCCAGGCGCCAAGCCGTGCTGCACCATCGCGGAACCGAGAGCCGGTGTTCACATCATCAATCGACAGCAACGCCAACATGGCCCATGCCATGTTACCATTATCGCTGCCCACCTGATATCGATCCTCTAACCATTTGTTCTGAGTATTGTCCCACCACCCCGGAAGTTTGACGGGGCCATTCGCCACCACACCCGCGGCGTAAGCGTTCCGGAGCCGTCCATCATGCCAGATGCGGTCGTTATCGATGGCCCAGAGAATCGCCGAGCCAATCCGATACGCTTTGTCCTGCTCACCGCAACCGACCAATGCGATGGCGGCTACCGCATTGTCATAGAGATAGGCGGCGGCATGGAGAGGCCCCGATTCGACGGTCGGATAGCTGGGTAGGAACAACGGTCCCGATGGCGGTGCCTTATCAATTAGACCAGCGAGGTATCCGCACGCTGACGCTTTTGGTGCTACGGAAGCCTGTAGTGGAGCGGCGGCCATCATGATTGTGAAAGTCGTGACAATCGAGGTGTGAAGACAGAGCCCGCGATAACGGTAGAAACAGTAAGTAATTGGTTCCGGTAGCATTTCGCTGCCTCTCGTGTCTTTTCAACCAAGATAGACTTTGGGATATAGGGAAGATAGCAGGTCAGGATCGAGTAAAAAATCGTGCCTTCATCTTCATGGCAGTTTATGGCCCATCGCGTCGTATCGCTGCTACGCAGCAACCACGTCGCTTTGATAGCAAAGCACTTCGGCACGCACGCCGCCAGATTTATGATAAGTACACGGCCTAATCTGGTCTTCTCCAAAGCGCGCCACGCCAGGACCGTGCGGGCGCTGCGCAACGACCCTATGCAAGTAGCCGGTGACCGCCGGCGTAATACTTTGCGAACTTTCCGAAATTGACAGATCGGCAAATTAGCGGCACGACGCCATCATCGCAGCGCATGTGCTCGTTAGGGACTTCTGGAGAAGAACGCAATAAGATGCGGCAGTACGGCAGGGTCGACATCCCGCAGCAAGCCTTCATCGCGGCGCCGAAGGTGGATAGCTGAGGCGGATTGAACGGGCGGGCGGCTTAAGTGAACGCCGCGGTCTCCTCATCTACCAAACGCTCCAGCGCGACCTTCGAGGCGCGTTGATCGCTGACCAGCTTTTTCGCCATCGCGAGCCGCGTGATCGTCCGCACCACCGCAGTCGCCACGGGATTGGGGCCTTCGGGCTTCGCGCAGCGTAGCGACAGATGCGTGCCACCGTTTTCGAGCGGCGTGAGTTCCGCCATCTGCCTCACGACGGCGCCCATCGGGAGGTGGATATGCCAGGTGACGTAGTCGAACGGCCGCCAGTCGACGATATCGTGCACCGTCGAATCCTTGCCATGGGCGCAATGCTGCGTCGCTCCCAGCCCGATCCGCCCCCGGGCAAGTCCGGTCATCGTCATGCCGTCGATGCCGTGCTGCCAGCGGATCTTCTTCTCGATGTCGGTGACATAGGCCCAGGCAATCGCCGGCGGCACCGGCAGGTCACATTCCATCGATTCGAAAGCCAAGGGCTCGTCGTGCTGCACCACAACGCGGCGCGTCGTGCGCCATCGCGCAAAGATTGGGGCTAGATCGTAGACGTAACAAACCGTGTCGCCGAACTCGCCAAGGTTCTCGACATGACGGATCGCACTAGCGAAGAAATCCGGCAGGCCGATCGCGTTTGCCGCCTGCTCCGTCACCAGCGCGTAAGCCTTGATGCCGGTCGCCGCCGTCACTGAGTTCTTCATCAGCCGGTGCAGACGGATCACCTCCGCGCCCTGCAGTTCGGTACGTCCCGCCATCTCCTGCGTGGCATAGGTGCCGTGATGCAGGAAGAATTTCAGATCGAGCTGGTTCATGTTGCGGCATGCGTTGCAGGTGCATGTCGTGTTCAGGCGCATGGCGCCGAGCGTATTGGCAAAACTGCAATAGATGCGTTCGATCGCATCGAGCGGAAACTGGCGCTGCGGCAGATTCGCGTCGGGCAGATAGGTCAGCACCGCGTCGCCCTGCAGGTTGGACAGGATGATTGGCGGCTTGATCTCGGCAAAAATGCTCTTGAACAGCGCATCGAGAATTCCCTGCGCATGCTCGAGCTCGGAGCGAGTGAGGAACATGGTGTAGCCGGTAATATCGGCAATGAGCAGAAAGCCCTGTTGCGCCATGGCGTGTACTCCCGGAGGATTACGACGCGAAATGCGGCCAGTTTAGCAGAAAGTTGCGGTCCGCGCGCCGGAGAATGAGAGGTATTCCCGTCCCCGCCTTGCTCCGCGAGGCTCGATAAGCCACCATCCTCCTGCTCAGATCATAACTACAAAAGAGCGAAGGAAACGCATGAGCAAGTCCTCCGGATTTTCCTACGGCTGGGTCGTCGTCGCTGTGGGCGCGCTGATGACATGCGTCGCGTTCGGGTCGATGCTGTCGCTGGCCGTGTTCCTGCAGCCGATTTCGGAAGCGATGGGCTGGTCGCGCAGCGGCGTCTCGGCGGCGGCCACGATCGACTTTCTTGCGATGGGGGTGGCGGCGTTCTTCTGGGGCGCCTTGTCCGACCGGTTTGGTACCCGCACCGTCGTGCTATCAGGCACGCTGTTGCTGGGAGCC
This window harbors:
- a CDS encoding glycosyltransferase family 39 protein; its protein translation is MSSTSVSSAAARPKRIPSLRRLAAWLASLASDPKTGLWLVTGFAAVHAVLWTLILVNLKAGQDVHMDVAEAYAWGQKFLLGYGKHPPLSGWVAGLWFMLFPVTDWATYALAMATLGCGLVICWLLALRVVDRRRAFFVVVMLALYPIFNFKGFKYNPDLLQLVTLPLVVLAYLDAFEKRTIKSGVWLGLAGALALMTKYWVLTMIGAVGLAALIHPDRLQFLRSPAPWVAIATLVVVMLPHLMWLKQVNFVPLTYAGNTYSLTDRAMIDDLALGYVLHNLALLALPVVLGAIALGWRPLRLTPFPALARGANSGVNTSQAFNVWIVQAVVAIGPPLGAVLFHIYIKTDWGISLFFLMPLALIAISAVRVRKIALLNLTATWLVISLVVLVVSPRIVAYEMNEKRTAGATYRARSELAHELTEAWHTRFYSRWPVVAAYTDTGQPVTFYSPDHPAPLTPDEPWSSGLTSLDEAKRSGFIGICEVGDWKLEKCEAWMKAHAANAERMVMTTRRYFLGMPGPATAWNIFIVPPAK
- a CDS encoding SDR family oxidoreductase → MDLDLTDKTALVTGSTRGIGLATASGLAQMGAEVIVNGRDKAAVGEAVAKVQGAAPLAKVHAAVFDLGNAAGCAALVKQFPDVDILVNNLGIYDPKGFFEIEDSDWSKMFEVNVMSGVRLTRHYLKRMLEDKDWGRVVFVSSESGVYIPKEMVHYGFSKSAQLVIARGAAETTKGTNVTVNSVMPGPTWVEMAPVRLAARAKTMGTTVEDLVARTFTERRPASLLQRYAKPEEVANLICYVCSKASSATNGAALRVDGGIVTNPF
- a CDS encoding PTS sugar transporter subunit IIA; translated protein: MIGLVLVTHGRLADEFKAALEHVMGPQKQIEAITIGAEDDSDLCRSDIIEAVNRVDSGDGVAILTDMFGGTPSNLAISCMSRPKVEVLAGINLPMLVKLAKVREERSLPDAIAMAQEAGRKYVTIASRVLAGK
- a CDS encoding DUF2652 domain-containing protein; the encoded protein is MAQQGFLLIADITGYTMFLTRSELEHAQGILDALFKSIFAEIKPPIILSNLQGDAVLTYLPDANLPQRQFPLDAIERIYCSFANTLGAMRLNTTCTCNACRNMNQLDLKFFLHHGTYATQEMAGRTELQGAEVIRLHRLMKNSVTAATGIKAYALVTEQAANAIGLPDFFASAIRHVENLGEFGDTVCYVYDLAPIFARWRTTRRVVVQHDEPLAFESMECDLPVPPAIAWAYVTDIEKKIRWQHGIDGMTMTGLARGRIGLGATQHCAHGKDSTVHDIVDWRPFDYVTWHIHLPMGAVVRQMAELTPLENGGTHLSLRCAKPEGPNPVATAVVRTITRLAMAKKLVSDQRASKVALERLVDEETAAFT
- the lepA gene encoding translation elongation factor 4, with translation MTTAPISKIRNFSIVAHIDHGKSTLADRLIQMTGGLTDREMAGKEQVLDSMDIERERGITIKAQTVRLNYRAKDGKDYIFNLMDTPGHVDFAYEVSRSLAACEGSLLVVDASQGVEAQTLANVYQALDNNHEIVPVLNKVDLPAAEPEKIRQQIEDVIGIDASDAVMISAKTGLGVPDVLEAIVTRLPPPKGDRDATLKALLVDSWYDVYLGVVVLIRVVDGTMKKGSRIRMMGTNAAYDVERVGFFTPKMEQVDELGPGEIGFITAAIKEVADTRVGDTITDDKKPVTEMLPGFKPAIPVVFCGLFPVDANDFETLRAAMGKLRLNDASFSYEMETSAALGFGFRCGFLGLLHLEIIQERLSREFDLNLIATAPSVIYKMHLTDGQEIEIHNPVDMPDVVKIADIEEPWIEATILTPDEYLGSVLKLCQDRRGAQKELTYVGSRAMVKYDLPLNEVVFDFYDRLKSVSKGYASFDYHLTDYKVADLVKMQILVNNEPVDALSMLVHRTRAEGRGRAMVEKMKELIPPHMFQIPIQAAIGGKVIARETVRALRKDVTAKCYGGDITRKRKLLEKQKEGKKKMRQFGKVDIPQEAFIAALKVDS
- a CDS encoding HPr family phosphocarrier protein; translation: MSDEAAPEKELGPTVPAGAISRELQIINKRGLHARASAKFVQMVEKFNAEVWVTRGSETVGGTSIMGLMMLAAGPGTSVTVSAIGPEAQAAVDAIAALVADKFNEEGV
- a CDS encoding HPr kinase/phosphatase C-terminal domain-containing protein, producing MMTQGASVHASAVLVGDRAVLIRGPSGAGKSRLAFDLILAGRAGQLPPAVLVGDDRVHLDTVDGQLWVRPARELAGLIEIRGLGIRRCDVVIEAIVGLVVDLAAGDAARLPPPEALSTRLNGVLLPRIPVGSGYDPLPMIAAALTTTASSGSVQPLDDCSKGIGNHISPNIATD